GGCGTGAGGTTTAGGCAGACCTCCAACCCGTAAATAAGATCAAAATGTAATGTTCCAAATACATGAGCTTAACCCAAAAGTGACTAAGCTCCaaacaagaacatgaaaatacaaaatagaGGTCCCACAAGTCGGGATCCTCCATGCTATCAAGGGGAAAAAAGATGACTAAATACACAAAAGggagaaatgaaaaaatatcaGAACCGAACACTAAGGGAGCTGGGTCAACCCACATCTCTGCGTCAGAAACAGAAGTTAGGATATCCaagctggtccatcctaactagcacctcaaagctcgatgatgcaGTTGCCGGAGCACAGAAGGCCTGTAGTAGGCCTCCATCAGAACCACGAACCAATTCTCCCTCCCCCGCTTCCAGTGTCGATGTAGAGAAGGCACCATcagtgttcagcttcacccaaggcaCATCAGGGGGATGCCATAGGACCATGAGCGACCGCAGAACACGCTGTCTGGGGGAGAAAGGCATGAAATCAACCGACAGCGAGCATCCCCTCCAATGAGTCGGGGTGATCCTGCAGGCCAGAACAAGTACATGCAGGTGATGAGTGTCCTTCTAAATAACATGTGAATGACGAAAAGGACGACCGCCATGCTTACAGCCGTTCCTCTCCGTACAAAGAAACCAAGCAATCAAACAAGGaacaagaaaactaatatgCATGGCGGGAGCCCTCTGGAAAGAAGCCCTCTCCagtgacctagtctaagtgcaatatcagtgctcgTGTGAATCGGTATGTGCGAGGAAGGAAACCAGGCATCGAAATAGTCCCATGCAGAAACCGCCGATTGACTTGAAAAAAAGACATGACTAAGAGACTCGACCGAAGGAGACCTATAATACTTTCACCTAGACGCTAACTCAATCCCCTTCCTCTGCAACATCTCATCCACCGGCAGCCTACCAAAAAGTAACCTCCAAATGAACACCGAGATAGTAGGGGTAAACCCCTGATTCCAAATAAGACCAAAAATCTCCCTCTACGGTAATCTAGTCCGGATGCTCTCCCAGGCTAAGGTCACAGAGAACTCGCCATGGCTAGTCAGAATCCACCGCCTCACATCCTTCGCCCCCAACTTGATCGGCGTGGCTCTGATCTGGTCTATCACATCGGGAGGTACACCAACACTGAAAGACAAACAATGCAACATATCATCACCCCATGCATGCTCACGCCAGTATGATGCAACGGCCTGGGATTGAGGAGGATCATTTCCGGGGACGCACAAACTCCAGATGGGGCTTGCCCCAAGCCAGACATCATCCCAGAAATTGCTCTTCCCCTCACCCGAGGACCAACGAATATAATCATGCATGTATGACCAAATACGACGCAAACGACTCCAAGTAGGACTATCATGCGACCAACAAGGAGATGTATGCAAATGACAAGGAAGGATACTGTACTTCTGGGTCATGAACTGGGCTCAGAGAGAGTCCTGAGCGAGGAATCTCCACCATAGCTTAAACCTAAAAGCCACTGCCACTTCCCTGAAGCGGCGAATACCCAAGCCACCCTCATCGAATGACAAACAAATCTGTCTCCATGAGATCCAGTGcaacttcctcttctctccaaCTGTCCCTCGAAAATATCTAGCTAGAATCTGTTCCAGCTCGTCTAGAAAGCCAAGCAGAGGGCTCATGACCTGTAAGATGTGTAGGGGGATGGCTGCTaaagtgctcttaatcaacacAAGTCGACCCCCAAAAGCAAGGTGTCGGTGAGACCAACTGTGGATCCTGTCCATTAGCTTCTGCCTAAGGGGCAGCAGATTGTCTGCCCTCCTCGCTCCTCGGAAAATCAGGACCCCTAAGTATGTGAAAGGCATCACCCCTCTCTGAAATCCTCCAACCTCCTCCACAATGTCCGCGAACTCCATGTGCTCATTCGCCAAGTAGAATTGAGTTTTCCCATTATTCACTATCTGGCCAGACACGGCTATGTAATGATCCAGGCACCCCACCAACTTCTCTAGCGCCTCTCTATGAGCCCTCGAGAAAATGATGATGTCATCTGCATAGGAGAGGTGAGTGATAATGGGGCCTTTTCCGGCATTTGTAGACCATCTCTCTATCCCCCTTGATCAGTCTATCGAGACATCTCGAGAGGTAGTCTGCCGCCAATACAAAGAGGGAAGGTGATATGGGGTCCCCTTGTCGCAGCCCCCTAGAGGAATGAAGGAAGCCTGCCGGGCCTCCGTTCACCAGTACAGAAAACCAACATGACGAGATGCATCTCCTAATCATATCCACCCAGGTCTTGAGAATCCCATTGTTTCCAAAACCATGAGTTGGAACGACCATTGGACTCTAGCATACACCTTTGCCATATCCAGCTTGAGAGCCAGATTGGGCGATCTCCCTCTACTCGAGAGCTCCTTCCCCAGGTCATGTATCAACTATTGAGCCAGAAGAGCATTGTCGCTAAGCAGACGGCCCTTTATGAACCCACTCTGATTCGATGCAATGACAAGGGGTAGTAGAGGTGCAAgtcttgtcacgaccgcccttactaaggatagtaaagacgaaGAAATCGTGAATAggggaggaactaagaagcggggaagaaaacgAGGGAACAATAAAAGACAACATTCAACACGAAACTCAACTAAActtcaaaagaaatattttaatctaataaatagttaagcagtggattaatgtctcaaggtatttAATGTCATAAAACAGTATGGAGTAAAACGGAAGACATTTAGAAATACAATTTCAAACGAGGCAGCGGAATTAAAGTATCTAGAGAGTCAAAGGATGATGTCCATGTATGATGACAAGACGCATCCAAGAATTCTTAAGGCTCAACTCAACATACCCCGCAACATcaccactcaacctgcacatagggaaaacacgtgcagggctgagtacttaatatactcagtggctcatgccgaaaatatttgataaaagttatgtcatccataccatagtgaactcgagttttacatttagaaaagaatagcatcgagtatcacaaaacaatttcatagactgaccagtcaaaacaatctccccactttctcatcaatcaacaaacacatcctcttaccatagtgcgacgaaagtgtgaccacactattcgcccacaagactggccgactagcaaggatggCTCatgatcccacctgtgtacactagcctgatagggttttcggtcctactcagacccgaattgtttaacatagccctatagtctaatggagcgcactcacaaactaggcatcaggcaccatctcatcatcaaaacaaacatggcatgacataacactttaaaccactcttattacaccataatcatacttttgaaagagtaaaagagtttagtaaaagaaagcccacctcactAGCTTACAAATCACAGTTCACAATTTTAATGCAACacttgctctttgtacccacgcACGCACAACAATCCTTGTCAACATCATAAACACATAATACAATCAGTTTTCTACCAACATAttaatcatgcatgccctatcgttcctttcattgtTTTCTCACATTAACCATCCTAATCGTTCACCATCATAACCGAACGATCCCTTTAGCATACaacaacgtgcaacacataacataatcacatcataggataagttccttactcacacatgtatcatgttcttcattcaaaacttgtcaCAAAGATTATTTCAACAAAACAGGAATATGACAGAACAAcgcagtctttttgtaaaaatcattaaaattccattcGATAacatttgaagctaaaattcggtcaccacacagtagacacataagggttcatccagttaaaatttcacaccgaaatcatatcgttaaaaattcatccgtcatcaattgaagctgaaattttgacacaacacagaagacatctaatacttcatccagttaaaaattcgtgccaaaaagGGATCGATTGATTGGTCAAAtactcgtcggaacctactgtccgtacacaacagttttcatgctcaacattcacaaaccctagtgTGTCTAacatacattcacacatacatactcatgcttccaacacgtattcatgcttcaaaaatgaaattacaaccatgctttcctaaacacacataacattcacaattgattcatccacacacttacacacacatGTACATACAtgcatacacacacacacattcttgtgcaaccatccttcccaattaattaattcttagatttacgattctGCACtcaactatatgcatgaggggttcaaaaattatggattcaatggtaagaatgagaaggatgaatcaaagtatacctttctcttgaaaaacaatcggtagaaatgACGAGTGGTTTGATTCTTCAATGGATCTTGAGTTTTCAACTCCAAAATGAAGCAAAAACGAAGAATTTGTGAAGGATTGATTGAGAGGGAGAAGAGGCGTGTgggaagagagggagagggaggggaggcgtgtgaaatgagggttagggttagggtttgttttgtttattaaaTGATTATTACCACACTTAATTAagacaattaaaattgtggaagaataaaatagaggttaatgaataagctccacaattaataaaaataggcgtgtagtgtgtgggaaggattttcgaaaattatggtatttacttggagagaaatatactcacaaaataggtaaaaagatattgagtatcccataaataaggtaacaagacaattcaaaaatctccaagtaggaaaggAGGGAGGGGGCGTGTAATATGGGGATTAattcaagaaaaatatttaaatcctcaatgaATTAGGCATatgaattaatttgatatttatttggatagaagggatcccacaaaataggaacaaaatattaattcctTTAAAAACAAGGGGTGGATCGAAAATTGAGGATTATTTCCACAAGGAACTATtttaaatcctaattaaaatagggtGAGGAAatatatggtaagatttaattggattttaattcaaggaaggaaataaataaagtaccaattaaatctacaaaataattccttctcctaaatAATAggagaatttcaaaaattccaaGGAATGGGGCAAAGGTCAAAATTAGGGGatattttggtttggatttaatttggataaatatcccaaaataatttattaaatacaagaaaaaaatattatttccaataaataggagggccgaaaattccaataaaatggctagaacaaatatgcatgatcccatttaatttaattcacacattggaaaaaaaatcacattattccacataactcacaacaactaaatttcacatcgttaactcaatcacatagaaatcaaattccataaatgaatttcccaatcaacatccacattaataaaaaaaataattcgctaattttcggggtgctacaagTCTCGAGGCAAGAATctttgtgatgatcttgttcgTAACAATTGCAGAGGCTGATCGGTCTAAAATCTCCCCAAGTGACCGGGTTAGGCTTCTTCGGAATAAGGACGATCATGGTCGCCGTGAAGCTTCGGGGTATAAACGCCCCACTGAAGAAGTCTCCCACAGCTGCAATCACGTCTCTCCCAACAGTGTCCCAGCATGACTGAAAGAACAACGAAGTGAACCCATCCGGCCCGGACACACTATCACCATTGATCCCAAACACTGCATCTCTAACCTCCTTATCCTGCGGCGGCGAACACAGAGCCTCCTGATCAACTGAGTCTGGAAGTGTATGGATAAGAGATAAGTCGGGCTCTGCAAGGTCCCCCACGTCCGATGTCAGAAGCTGCTGAAAGAAGGCTGCCACCGACTCTCTGATCTTTGTCTCTTCCGTCAGTGCCTGTCCCCCAAACTCTACCGTACATATCCTCGACTTAACTCTCTTCTGTCTGACCCATCCATgaaagaatttggagttcctttcCACATCAGCAGCCCATCTAATCGCCACCTTTTGCCTCCAAAATTCTTCCTCCATCTTGGCCGTGATGATGAGCTCTGTAGACACTCTACTGAATTCGGCTCTATGTGCAGGGGTCGGGACAATATCATATAAAATCAGTGACTCAAGAATTGCCTGCTCTGCATCCTTTAGGTACTGGATGGTGTTGCCAAGTACCTCTCTGTTCCAAACCTTTAAGAACTTCTTGGTCCTGATAAGCTTGAGCTGGAGGTTCATCATGCCATTGTAACTTGGGTCTGCCTCCCAGATTCTGTCAATCTCGCCCCTAAAAGTCTCATGTCTCACCCACATATTCTGAAATCTGAAAGCCGGTCTCGTGGTCTGGACAGAAAACTGACATCTCACCAAAAGTGGTGCATGATCAGAGCTGAATCTCACCAAATGTGTCACTCGGGTCGTGGCAAAAAATGATGTCCAATGCTCTCCAATCAAGATGCACTCATGTCTCTCCCAAAGCCCCCCCCCCTGTGCCACATAAAGATCGGACCATCAAAGTCCGGGGCAATCAACTGGCACTCAGCAATAGCATCGGCAAACTCCATCATGTCTCTGTTTCTGTCTGTGTCACTCCCCTGCCTCTCTTCATTGGTCAGGAACATGTTGAAGTCACCTCCTACAAGCCACGGTATATCCCCTAACTTTTCCCAAAGTGCCTATCTCGTGTCTCTCGTATGCCGCCCATAGACTATGGTGATGTAGATTGGGAAATGGAAGACTGCGGCAGAGACTTTAACGTGCAAAGCCTGTCTCGAGTCATCTACCACTTCCACTGTCCAATCCTCATGGGCAAGAATCCAAATGTGACCACTTTCATTAGATCCCGCAAACCGAAGGCCCTTGAAATTCCGGCCTAAGTCTGGCGGTATCCTCTGTGGTTCAATCACTGCCGCAAACAAAATCTTGTGTTTTCGAATCAAATATCTCAGATGTCTCTTGGTGCGGGCATTCGCCACACCCTGCGCGTTCCACACTAGGAATTGGCTCGTCATGAGGAGAAAAATTAGGTTGTGCGCAAGGTAGAAACCCTCGCTTTCTTCATCGGTGCTTTAATCACAGGTCGGCGATCCCCATCGCTGGCGATCTCCATCGGCAAGCTCCCATTTCTAGCAGCCCCATTCCGAACCCCCTTTGCCTGTCTAGCCTCGTGAATAATCTGATCATCCACGGTCCCGTCATGCAGAACCAAGGCCATAGACGAATCTGTCTCAAGTTCCTCATCCACCAAAATATCAAACATGTTACTGTGAGCTCCAAGCCCTGAGTAGTCTTCAAGGTCATTCAACCGACTCCCTCTAGAGATAGGTGAGAGAGATATCGGTCTGCTCCGTGTCTCCCCCCTCATCAGTCTCAAACTCCGAGCCCTCAGTCTCTGACATAGCTCGGCCCTCCACCTCCTCTAGCCTCCTCAACCTTCTTCTTTCTCTATATCTAGCTCTGCTCTCTGggcttctcttcttctttttctttcccttaTCAATTCGGTGCTGGTCAAGCATACCCGATTTAGGAACAAGGAGAGGCTCTCGAATCTGTAGGTTGGTACCAGGGTTGTTGTCGTGGCGACTTGCTACAACTGTGTATTCATACCTTGGTGCCCGGGAGGCCATGTTTTGTTCCTGCGCCGCTGATTCTCTCAGAATTGAGCCTTTCTTCCCCACACGGTTCCAACCTGAATCTATCTCTGTCTGTACAGCTGGTTGTTTTCCCCGGGGCTGATCCCCCTACTCTCCTCTCATCTCATTCTGTTTTGATTGTGCCGGTTTGGAATAGTCTTTCTTTGGTGGTGCCTGCTTCTTTCCAAATACATAGCAGTGTTCCTCTGAATGGCCAACGTGTTTACAAGCTGTACAGTATTGCAGGATCTTATCCCATCTAACCTGCAAAGTCACATCCTTTCCCCCAATTCGAAGCATGTATTTTTCTGGAACAGGCTTGGAGATATCTATTTCAATGCAAATGCGTGCATATGACAATCGTGCTTGTGTGATAGTGTTATGATCAATCTGAATTGGCTCACCAAACAATTTACCAATGGAAAATAACATGGATTCTTCAAAAAGATGTATAGGTAAAGCATGTAAATTACACTAAACCTCGGCAATGGGGGTTTCACAATAGAGATCAAAATCAGGGGTCCATTTAAATATTCTCATTGGGTGATGCTCAACAAACCATGTATTATTGTTACTAGCTCCACATAAGATTTTAATATAATCATCAATCTCAGATAAGGTAATGAGGATATGTTTAACATTAATGAAGTCCCAATTTAGCATACCTTTCAATTTGAAGTTGGACAGGTCCTTTCGAATCAAGTAGAGGGCT
This sequence is a window from Salvia splendens isolate huo1 chromosome 5, SspV2, whole genome shotgun sequence. Protein-coding genes within it:
- the LOC121804033 gene encoding uncharacterized protein LOC121804033 yields the protein MWVRHETFRGEIDRIWEADPSYNGMMNLQLKLIRTKKFLKVWNREVLGNTIQYLKDAEQAILESLILYDIVPTPAHRAEFSRVSTELIITAKMEEEFWRQKVAIRWAADVERNSKFFHGWVRQKRVKSRICTVEFGGQALTEETKIRESVAAFFQQLLTSDVGDLAEPDLSLIHTLPDSVDQEALCSPPQDKEVRDAVFGINGDSVSGPDGFTSLFFQSCWDTVGRDVIAAVGDFFSGAFIPRSFTATMIVLIPKKPNPVTWGDFRPISLCNCYEQDHHKDSCLETYDIIIFSRAHREALEKLVGCLDHYIAVSGQIVNNGKTQFYLANEHMEFADIVEEVGGFQRGVMPFTYLGVLIFRGARRADNLLPLRQKLMDRIHSWSHRHLAFGGRLVLIKSTLAAIPLHILQVMSPLLGFLDELEQILARYFRGTVGEKRKLHWISWRQICLSFDEGGLGIRRFREVAVAFRFKLWWRFLAQDSL